A segment of the Micromonospora sediminicola genome:
TCCGCGGTGACACACCGAGGGCCCGCATCGACGAGCTGGCCGGGCGGCTGGAGCTGGACCTGACGGCGCGCATCGGCGCCCTGTCGAAGGGAAACCGGCAGAAGGTCGGCCTGGTGCAGGCGTTCATGCACCGCCCGGCCCTGCTGATCCTGGACGAGCCGACGTCGGGGCTGGACCCCCTGGCGCAACAGACCTTCCTCGACCTGGTCCGCGAAGCCAGAGCCGCCGGGCAGACGGTGTTCATGTCGTCGCACATCATGAGCGAGGTCGAGGCGGTCGCCGACCGGGTCGGCATCATCCGGGAGGGCCGCCTCGTCGCGCTCGACACGGTGGCTCGACTCCGCGACCGCAGCGTGCACGAGTTCCACGTCACCTTCAGCGGCCCGATCGACAGATCCGCGCTCGCCGCCCTCCCGCAGGTGTCCGACCTGACCGTCGACGGACCGACCGCGAGATTCCAGCTCGCCGGCACCCCCGACGAACTCATCCGCGTCCTCGCGCGGCACCGGGTCGCCGCGCTGCGCGCCACCGAACCCGACCTGGAACAACTGTTCCTCACCTACTACCAGGCCGACGCCGCGAGCAAGGAGACCACCCATGCCTGACGTCCTGACCAAGACCCTGTGGGACGGCCGGCGCGGCCTTGCCGGTTTCGCCGCCGGCACCGCCCTGATCGGCGCCGCGTACGCCGGTTTCTACCCCCAGGTCGCCGACGGCGCGATGGGACAGACCGTCCAGGGCTTCTCCCCCGCGCTACGCGAGGCACTACGGATGGACGACCTCGCCTCCGCCGCCGGGTACCTCGGCTCCAGCGTCTTCGGCATCATCGTGCCCCTGGTCGCCGTCATCTTCGGCATCACCACCGGCACCCGCGCCATCGCCGGCGACGAGGAGGCCGGCTACCTCGACCTGCTCCTCGCCCACCCGGTCGGCCGAACCCGACTGCTGCTGCACCGCTTCGCCGCGCTCACCGTCGGCGCCACCCTCATCGCCGGAGTGGTCCTGCTGGCCATGCTCGCCGTCCGGCCCGGCGCCCGGCTCGACAGCATCAGCGCCGGCCAGTTCACCGCCCAGTGCCTCGCGCTGGCACTGCTGATCGTCGTCTTCGGAACGATCGCGATGACCATCGGCGCGGCCACCGGCAGCCGGCCCGCCGCACTCGCGGGCACCGCAGGCGTCGCCGTCCTCACCTACGCCGCCGGCACCGCAGCCACCCAGCTCGACGCCGACGCCCTCCGTTACGCCTCCCCCTTCCACTACTACATCGGCGGAGAGCCGCTCCGGAACGGATTCCAATGGACCGACCTCGGGGTCCTGACCGCCGTCGTGGCGGTGCTACTGAGCATCGCGGTGAGCACATTCAACCGGCGCGACCTGACCAGCTGAGACGGTCGAAGGACAAGTTCGTCGCTGTCGTGGAACCCGTCCGATGATGGACGCGCCTCGGGCGGCCGGCGCTAGCGGCAGCCTTAATGGGATGCGGCACCGCGGGGACGGCCGGCTCCGGCCGAAGCTGATGCCATCTCGCTGCGGCGATGTGCGTCGTACTTTCGCCTCCCGTCGCCGACCGGGACAGCCAGCCTGCCGGATCCGGTCGGCGTGACGTCTGCCGGTCCGGGGCTCCGGGCCGCGCTGATCCTCGCGCTCCGGAGCCCCACCGGGTCACGCCGTCGTCATGTGACGAACGCGTTCGCCCTTCGCGAACTCCTCGACCATCTTGGCGCAGAAGGCCGGAAGGTCGCTGGGGTTGCGGCTGGTGATCAGGCCGTTGTCGACCTGAACCTGTTGATCCACCCAGTTGCCGCCCGCGTTTCGGATGTCGGTGCGCAGGCTGGGGAACGAGGTCACCGTCCTGCCGTTGACCATCCCGGTCTCGACCAACGACCAGGGGCCGTGGCAGATCGCGGCCACCGGCTTCTGTTGCTCGAAGAACGCCCGGACGAAGTCCATCGCCTGCTGGTTCATCCGGAGCCGGTCGGGATTGACCGTCCCACCCGGCAGCAGCAGCCCGTCGTAGTCGGCCGCATCGGCCTCGTTCACGGTCCGGTCCACCCGGTAGCGGTTGGCCGGGTTGATGTCCTGGTTCATCGACTGGATCTCGCCGGAATTCAGTGAGACCAGGTGGACCTCGGCCCCCGCCTGCTCCGCGGCGGCCCTCGACTGGGTGTACTCCACGTCCTCCACCCCGTCTGCGGCGAGGCAAGCAACCCGCTTGCCGGTCAGTCGCTGCTGGCTCTGTGCCATTTTCTGCGGCCCCCTTCGTGGTGCCGCCCGGTCGGCGGCACATCGTTCGCTCGCGGCCGCCTTCCCGGTGTCGGGACCGCAAAACGGGCCACCGCACGGCGCCCAAGGGCGGACAATCCCCACATACGATCGCCGCTGCGCGGAGAGGGGTCCGGCCTGGAGAGTGCTTCCTGTCGCAGCGGGAAAGCATTCAACCCACTGGCATCCAGGCTCCGGAAAGGCACGACATGACCCTCGCCGCCGACGCGATCGAACTGCCGTCCGGCCAGACGATGCCCGTGCTCGGCCAGGGCACGTGGTACCTGGGTGAGCGCCCCGAGAGGCGACGGGACGAGCTGGCCGCCCTGCGCACCGGGCTCGACCTGGGCATGACCATGATCGACACTGCCGAGATGTACGGTGATGGCGCCTCCGAGGAACTCGTCGGCGAGGCGATCGTCGGACGACGCGCCGACGTGTTCCTGGTCGACAAGGTCCTGCCGTCCAATGCCAGCCGACGGGGTACGGTGCAGGCCTGCCGCCGCAGCCTGCGACGACTCGGCGTCGACCACATCGACCTCTACCTGCTGCACTGGCGCGGCAGCCATCCGCTCGCCGAGACGATCGAGGCGTTCGGCGAACTCGTCGAGGCCGGCGACATCGGCCAGTGGGGCGTGAGCAACTTCGATCTTTCCGATATGCAGGACCTCCTCGAGGCGGGCGGAAGCGCCTGCGCGACCAACCAGATCCTGTACAACCTCACCCGCCGCGGTCCGGAATTCGATCTGCTGCCGTGGCTGCGCGAGCACCAGATCCCGGTGATGGCCTACTCGCCGATCGAGCAGGGCAGGCTGCTCGGCCACCCCCAGGTCGCGGAGGTCGCCGCCCGGCACGAGGCCACGGCTGCTCAGGTCGCGCTGGCCTGGCTGCTGCGGCAGGGGCGCATAGCGGCCATCCCCCGGTCGTCCAACCCCGAACACACCCGGGAGAACGCGGAAGCGCGCGACCTGTATCTCGCTGAGGAGGATGTCGCGGCACTCGACACGGCGTTCCCCGCGCCGGCCGGCCCGCAACCGCTGGAGATGCTGTAACGGCCGGGAGATCCGGCGGTGGAGCGCGAGTTGTCGGTGGCGTCCGGTTCGGCCAGCCCGCGTCCGCCTCCGGGACATCGCGGCGCAGTGGCTGGCGAACCGAGTCCCAGCGCCCTCGCGGCCCCGACGGCGCTGGTGTGGGCTCAGGGGTGGAACTCCCCACGGGTGCGGGGCAGCCACTCGGGGTGGTGGTCACGCAGATAACCGATGAGCCCCTCACGCACGTCGCAGCGAAGGTCCCACGCGCTCGGTCCGTCGGCCGCCGATGCCTGGACCTGGACGACGACGGTCTGGGGCGTCGCATCCACCATCTGCAGCACCCACTGGTGCCGATCCCACAGTGGTGACGACTCGACGATCCGCCTGGTCTCGGCGCGGAGGTCGTCCAGAACGGCGGTGTGATCGACGTGGAGCCGGGTCTCGCCGACCACCCGCGTCTCGTGCCGGGTCCAGTTCTGGAAGGGGTGCTCGGTGAACCACGTGGTGGGCAGGATGAGCATCCGGTCGTCCCACAGGCGGATGACCACGTTGGTCAGCTTCACCTCCTCGACGCGCCCCCACTGCCCGTCGACCACGATCACGTCCCCCACGTGGAGTCCGTCGGCGAACGCGACCTGGATGCCGGCGAAGGCGTTGCCGAGCGCGGTGCGTGCGGACAGTCCGAGCAGCGCGCCGACGACACCCGCCGAGGTGAGCACGGACAGCCCGATCGTGCGCACCGGAGGGAACGTGGTGAGGACCAGGCCGATCGCCACGACCGTCACCACGACAGAGGTGAGGCGCCGTACCGGTCGGATCTGGGTGCGCGCCCGGCGGATCCGGCGATCGGCCCGCGTCTCGCCCGGCAGCCGGCTGAAAGCGGCCCTCTCGGCGATGTGCAGGGCGCGAAGCACCAGCCACGTCACGCTCGCGATCAACAGCACCACGACGACGCGTCGGACGAAGGAGGGTACCGCGCCGGGGTTAACGCGGGTTCCGACATACAGCGCCGCGAGAAGCAGCACGGCGACGGCGGGGCGGCGGGATGCGCGGTACAGCGGCGCGAGCAGCCAACGGTAGCTGCTGCGACCACCGGCGCGACGCTGGACCAGCACGCCGGCCAGCAGGCCCGCTGCGACCACCACAGCCACCGCGACCACCAGGACCGTCCTCGTGGTCACCAACCGACTTTCCCGCCACCGGCGACCGTCATCGGCACTCCCGTCCGGCACGTGCAGCACATGCCCCGTGGGTCACGACTGGCCCAGGTTGGTGACCAGGTTGACGGCGACGGCCAGGATGCCGGTCCCGAAGGTGTACGAGAGCAGCGCGTGTCCGAGTGCCATCCGGCGCATGCGGTTGCTGGTCGGCTCGTTCTCTCCCGGGGCGTAGGACATGCCGACCGTGAAGGCGACGTATGCGAAGTCGGCGTACGCGGGAGGATCGTCCCGCCCGAAGTCGATGCCACGGCCGTCGCCGCGGTAGTACATCCGGGCGTACTTGAGCGTGAACACCGTGTTCACCAGCATCCACGCCAGCACCACCGCGACGACGCTGAGGATCACCAACGTGACAGCAACCATGTCCTGCTGGTCCGAGGCGCGGACGAGCGCCTCGGCCACGGCGACGAGACTGACAACGGACGCGATCAGGATCGCCGAGTCGGTGGAACGGGAGCGCTGCTCCGCCTCGGCAAGCTGCTCGGTACGCTGCGGGCTCGCCGACCAGCAGGACCGCCACACCCACACGAGGATCGTGCCCGCCGCGATCGTCCAGATCACCAGTGGCGTCAGTTCCGGCGCCCCGACCAGGGCGGTGACCGTGCCGGCGACCACACCGACGACCAACGACCACACGGCACGCCTGACTGACAGCAGGCGCCCCAGGTCCCGTCCTGCCGATCGCTGCTCCATCCGTTCAGCGTTCCGGCCAGGCCGGGTGGGGCACGGGAAACCTGGAGCTATCACCGGATTGGGCGTGAGTTCCTGGGATCGCGACGGCGGCGCGGGCCGAGTGGTCGTCGCGACCGCCCCTGAACCTGTCCTCCGTAGCCGCCGCGTCCCGCTCGTCAGGCTTTGAGCACCACCTTTTCGCACTGGTCCTGTTTGTTCTTGAAGATCTCGAAGCCACGTTCCGCCTCTTCGAGCGGCAGGGTGTGAGTGATCACCCGGGTCGGATCGATCTCGCCGCGCTCGATGCGCCGCAGCAGCGGCTTCATGTAGCGCTGCACGTGGCACTGCCCCGTCCGCAGGGTCAGCGCCCGGTTCATCCACGCGCCGGCGGGGAACTTGTCGAGGAAGCCGCCGTACACGCCGATCACCGATACGATGCCGCCGCTGCGGCACGACATGATCGCCTGGCGTAGCGCGTGGGGGCGCTCGGTCTCGGAGCGGACCGCCTGTTTGACCCGGTCGTACGCGTGGATGTGCGCGGCACCGTGGGTGGCCTCCATGCCGACCGCGTCGATGCACTTGTCCGGTCCCCGCCCGCCGGTCAGTTCCAGCAGCCGGGACCGCACGTCGACCTCGTCGAAGTTGATCGTCGTGTGGCCCGCCCGTTCCGCCATCTGCAGCCGGTACGGCTCCTTGTCGATGGCGATGACCTTCGCGGCGCCGAGCACCCGGGCACTGTCCATGGCGAGCTGGCCGACCGGTCCGGCACCCCACACCGCCACCACGTCGGTCTTCTGAATGTCACATAGGTCGGCGCCCATGAAGCCGGTGGGCAGGATGTCGGAGAGGAACAGCACCTGCTCGTCGGTCAGGTCAGACTCGATCTTCAACGGACCGACGTCGGCGAACGGCACCCGCGCGTACTGCGCCTGACCGCCCGCGAACCCGCCCGTCAGGTGCGAATAGCCGAAGATCCCGGCTACCGGATGGCCGAACATCTTCTCGGCGATCCCGGCGTTGGGGTTGGAGTTCTCGCAACAGGAGTACAGCTCGGCGGCGCAGGCGCCACAGTTGCCGCAGGCGATCGGGAACGGCACGACGACCCGGTCGCCGACCCGGAGCTTGTTCAGGGGTACGCCCGAGCCGACCTCGACCACCTCGCCCATGAACTCGTGGCCCATGACGTCGCCGTCCTGCATGGTGGGCACGTATCCGTCCACCAGGTGCAGGTCGGAGCCGCAGATCGCGGTGGAGGTGATCTTGACGATCGCGTCGCGGTTGTTCAGGATCTTCGGGTCCGGTACGTCACGGACCTTGACGTTGTTGCGGCCCGCCCAGGTGTTCGCCCTCACGCCCCCGCCCCCTTCGCCAGCTCGGCGTCCGACAGCGGTTGCGCCGGACGCTGTGGGAACTCCCTGCGAGCCCGCTTGCCCCACGGTGCGCCGTCGGAGCGGACCACCTCGCCGGTCTCCAGCACCTGCTTGAGCCGGCGCAGATCGTCGTCGAGTTGCTGGTGCGGCTCCTCGCCGAAGTACTTGGCGACCGCCTTGCCGACCGCGCCGCCGGGGATGTCGTAGGTCAGGAGCACGTGCACCTCCGTGCTCACACCGTCCGGGGCGGGCACGAACCGCACCGTACCGGCGTTCGGCACGTCTGCCTTCCCGATCGACCGCCAGGCGATCTTCTCGCCGGCCACGTCGCCGATGATCTCGGCGTCCCACTCGACGTTCTTGCCGAACGGAGCGTTGGCGGACCAGTGGCTCGTCCGCTCACCGGTGGGCCGGACCTCTTCGAGATGAGCCATGAAACTCGGCAGCTTGTCCAGGTCGCGCCAGAACGCGTAGACCTCCGACGGGGGCTTGCGAACGGTTGTCGTGGCTGTCAGCTCCATGGGTCCTCCTCTGCGTGCGCCTCGTGTCGCCGACGCGGAGCCGGCCTCCTTCGCCCGGGTGGCGTGCACGGCGGTCAGGAGATCCAGCACCGTGATCCCGAGGACAGCGCCGGTGACACCGACGAGTCGCCGCCGGCGGCGACCGCCCCGATGAGCGAGGGCCAGTCCGAGCGAGGCCAGGTCCATCGCGTCGCCCACGACCCGGGTCCACGCCCAGAAGCCCTTCCGCCGGCTCGTCAGGAGCCCGGCGGCGTGTACCAGCTCCCGCGCTCCGACCAGCGGCACCATGACTCGAGATGTCGCAGAGTCGTCCACGCCGCTGATTCGGCGCACCGTGTCCGGTGCCGCCAACTGCGCCACGCCCAGACCGGCACTCATCCAGCCGAGCCCGCGCCCCCGCCGCCGCACCTCCTCCTGCCTGGCCTTCCCTACCTCTCTGACCGCAAGTCGTGTCACGGGTGGCCTCCCTGTCCGGTCGCGCCTGGCCGAGCATTTCGATCCCCTTGGGAACGGGGTGGCGGATTGGCGGGGCCGGCATACCCCCCGCCGAGCGCCTGAACCCTGCCGGATCGGCCGTTGCCCCGATCGCACAGCAGGCGCCGGCCGACGGTCCACGCGACCAGCGGCACCCGCGAAGGCAGCAGATCTCACCAACACCGCTGAGCCGTTTGACGCCTCGGCACACGGGTAGACCGCGACCCGGTCCGAGGAGGTGGACCGAGGATCGGAGCCACAGATGGTGGGCTCCGTCCGGTCCGCATGACGGGCGAGGACCGAGGAGTGCGGGATGGCCGAACCGGAGAGCCGGGACAGGGACGCACGGGAGTCGCCCGCGCAACCGCGCGACCACATCGATCCGCAGCGCGACGCCGAGGAGGGCGCTGACGTCTCCGATCGGGGCCGGAACCTCGGCGCCACCGGCGGGCCGACGGGTGCGAGGCCGGGGGGACACCCCGCCCCACAGCGTGGCGAGCGCGACCTGCCCCGGCCGACCGGCGGACGCAGCAGCAAGACGATGTCAGAACCGGATGTCGTCCTCCAGATCCCGCAGGCCAAGGTCGAACAGATCTACGTCGAGGTCGACAACCTGGACGCCTCCGTCTCACTCCGAGCCCGCCTGGGTAGCCTGCTCCAGCTCGACGTGGGCGTTCAGGCGCAGCTCGGCACGGTGAAGATCGACATCAAGGGCGTCGAGGCCGAGGCGATGCTCGAGGTTCGACTCGAGGAACTCCGCGGCATTCTCGACAGCGCCCTGCACACCATCGAACGCAATCCTCAGATCATCGAGTCGCTGGTCAAGACCGTGGACACCGCCGTGAACCAGGTTGGACAGACGGCTCAGCAGGCGCTCGGGCCGCAGGGGCCACTGGCGCGGACGCTCGACCACGTCGGGCAGACGGCGCAGGAGGCGCTGGGGCCTGAGGGACCACTGTCGCAGACGCTGCACCAGACCGTCGGTGGTGGCCCGGGCGGATCTCCGGCCCGAGCCGCCTGGCAACGGATGAAGAGGATGGTCAACAGCAGCCAGCCACTGAGGCACATCACGGCGCGCCTGGTAGGACCTCAGGGGCAACAGCAGCAGGGCTGATCGACATACCATCCGGATGGGCGGTGTCGTGCCAGGACAGATGGCGGTCGTCGTCCGGACCGGCCGCCGGCCGGCCGGCCGGCCAGGGAACGACGCTCGCCTGCCCGGCTTCTCCACCGGGCAACCGATCCCGATGCGCCTCCGTGAGCACCCGGGCGATCCGGCTCGAGAACCTCGTCGAACTCGAACAGGTCGGCATCCTTCACCGAAGCCGTCCCGCTCGAGAGCATGGGCGCCCAGCTACCGGGTATCCCCGGGCATGGGTAGCCAACAGCGCAACAAGCATGACAGCGGCGGCGAGTCGGCGCGGGGCCGCCGACACCCGGGCAGCGGAGCACGAGGCCGGCAGGGAGCCACGGTGGAGCACTCGCCGAATCAGCGGCACGAGCGCACCGCGACCGGACCAGCCGGCACCGAACGCGACCACGGCCGGGCGAAGGCGGCCGGGGAAGGGCGGGTCAACCGCCAGGGTACGGGCTGAAGGCCCCAACAACGCGATCTTCGCCCCCCGACGAGACACGTGCTCTCATTCGGTTGCCGTCGCTCGTCACCCACGCCTGCCGGCCAGCTCGGCTGCACCAATGGCCTACGGCCCAACGGACGTGCGGCCACGGGCAGCGGCCATCACCGGGATGCGGCGCTGACGTCCATCAGCTCAAGCACCTCGTCACCGAGTCCATGGATCGCGATGTCGTCACGCCCGCTCTCCCACCGTTGGCGGTCGAGCACCAGGTTGATCTGCTCCTGGCGGGCACCGTCGAAAGCCCGGATCGTGGTGCCGTTCGACTGATAGCCGAGCGACCACGAGACTCCCAGCGACGGTGCATTGGTGGACCAGGCGGCGGACTCGGCGCGATCCGCTCCCAGCCCGGCGAACGCCAGGTGCAGGATGGCGGCCCGCATCTGCTTGCCGTAGCCACGCCGCTGGAACCGCCGCGCGATCCACGACCCCGTCGAGACGGTCCTGGTGATCCCGAAGTCCTGCGCGCCGATCTCCTGCACCCCGACGCACGCGCCATCGACCTTCACGGCCATCACCAGGTTCCATCTGCTCGGCCGCCAGTCCGCCAGGGACGCCCAGTAGTACCGCAGGAACGACCACTCGGCCTGGGGAGACGGTCCCGACTCCCATCCCGCCACGGGCGAACGCGCCAGAAATCGGCTCTGCGGATCGTAGATGCCCGCTGCCGCATGCATCGCCAGCTCGGCAAGCTCGTCCTCGCCCGGCACAGCCAGCTCAAGCACGGACGTCGTCACCCGCAGACGGCGCACGGGCCAGACCTCGGCCAACGTCATCCGAGCATCATGCCCTGTCCTGCCGCCCGCCGTCGCCCGAAGGTGTCGGCGGATCTCTGAGGAGGGCCGGGGTTCGGGCAAAGCCCCGAGGTCTTCATGGTTCTGGTCGTCCGTCAGCGTGACCGGCCGGGCCGGCGCTTTGCGGGCCGCCTTGATCCACTCGCGCTTCACGGGATCATCGGCCGCCCGCCTCGGCAACCGGGTGCAGGAGACAAACCGTCCGCTCTGCGCCGCAGAAACCGACTTGATCAGCCTCTCGGACGTGACGCCATGACGAACATTCCCCGCAAGCCGCGGCGAGCAGCAGGCATTTGCCGTCACGATGCTGTGCGCCGCGCTGCCCCTGACCGCCGGGTGCGGCACCTCGGAACCCGAAGTGCCGCCGGCGCCGGCGGCTGCGGCACCGCTCACCCATCCTGCGGTCGAGCGAGTGGGTGGAGCAAGCCAGATGAGTTGCGGAATCAGGCGTAACAAGCTCTTCGATCATGAAGGCGGGGCGTGGGCGCCGGGCTCGCCTGGCGGGGCGTCGAGGGCCAGCCTCAGCGCCGCCTCGACCGGATAGACCGGGCAGTACAGCGGAGTGTCTGTGGCCGGCGGGGCCGCGTCCTTCACCTCGAACGCCTTGCGGGCCCGGCCGAGGTCCGCGAGCAGGTCGGCCACTGACGGTTCCTTCTTCGGCTCCGGGGGCGCCGCCTCGACGGGTGCCTCCGTCTTCGGCGCCGTGATCGAGACGCCGAGCGCCGCCGCGGCGGCGTTGAGCCCGTCCTTCGGCATCGCGGCGGCCAGGGCCGAGAGGCGGCCGACGGCCTGGTCGGCGTACGTGGCGTCGACCGACACCGCCGGCAGCTCGAACCGGGTTCCGGTCTGAGCGCCGAACGGGGCGTCGCGGAACACCCGGTCGCGGTTCTCGGCGTCGACGAGCACGTGGCGGCCGTCGTGGAGGTCGGCGTACAGGTTGGCGGCGAGCACGTTCCCGTCGAGCAGCAGGTTCTGGTCGGGCACGGTCGCGCGGACGGCGATGCTGTCGGCGAAGGCGAGCACGTTGGCCTCGACCCGCATGACACCCCGGCCGGAGATGTCCAGCAGGCAGCCGGTCGTGGACTGCCCGGTCGAGGCCCGGCCGGTGGGGTCGGCGGCGAACAGGACCGTGTTGCCGCGGATCGTCCAGGGGCCCGCGCCGGGTGCCTGGATACGGACGGCGGTGCCGCTCGTGTTGACGACCACGTTGTTCTCGAACGTCCCGTACGCCGCACTGAGCTGCACGGCGCAGAACGCCGCGTTGGCGAAGACGCAGTTGCGCACGGTGATGCCACCGCTGCTGCCGCGCAGGTCGAGCAGCGCCGCCGACTGGGAATGGCCCGCGTCGAGGGCGCCGCTGTCGGCGTACGCGTTGTAGGTCGCCCCGTCGAACATGAACCCGTCAAGGATGAGGCCCTCCACCGAGTCCTCGCCGGTGAGCACCGGATCGCCGAAGATGCCCTTCGCCTTGGTCTCCGGAGTGAGCACGAAGCGCACGGGGTGTCGCCAGGGGTCGCGTGCGGCGAACTCGGCGTCCCACCCGCCCAGCAGCGTCAGGTTGCGTACGGGGATGCGCCACGTGCCCGACCGCAGGCGGCCCGTGTACTCACCTGCGGCGACGAGGATGCGGTCGCCCTCGGCGGCCTTTTCGAGGGCCTGGAACGGGTCGCGGAACGGCGCCTCGCGGCTGCCGTCCCCGCCAGAGGATCCGGCCCGCACGAACCAGTCGCGGCCGGCCGGCCGGGGCGGCTCGGGGGCCGTGACGTCGAGCACGGGCGCGAGGGAGTCGAGGACGATGGTGGCGCTCTGACGCCCGCCGGGCGGCGTGAGGCGATACGTGCCGCGGAGCAGGTACGTGGACTCGACGTCGAGGCCGCGCGAATACCGTACGGCCTCCTCAGTCTGGTGATGGACGAGGCCGTAGCGCGGGGCGAGCGCCCACCACGGGCTGTTGTCGGTGCCGGGCTCGTAGATGGCGACGCCGATGTGCGTCTCCGCGAGCTCAGGGAGGATCTGCGTGTTCTGGTCGAAGCCGACCCCGGCCCGCACCTGCACCGGGGCTCCGGCGAGCGCCGGGTCGGCCTCGTAGAGCCGCGCCCAGTCGACGGCCTGGTACGCCGGACCGGCCGC
Coding sequences within it:
- a CDS encoding GNAT family N-acetyltransferase — encoded protein: MSGAAAAGAGGTSGSEVPHPAVRGSAAHSIVTANACCSPRLAGNVRHGVTSERLIKSVSAAQSGRFVSCTRLPRRAADDPVKREWIKAARKAPARPVTLTDDQNHEDLGALPEPRPSSEIRRHLRATAGGRTGHDARMTLAEVWPVRRLRVTTSVLELAVPGEDELAELAMHAAAGIYDPQSRFLARSPVAGWESGPSPQAEWSFLRYYWASLADWRPSRWNLVMAVKVDGACVGVQEIGAQDFGITRTVSTGSWIARRFQRRGYGKQMRAAILHLAFAGLGADRAESAAWSTNAPSLGVSWSLGYQSNGTTIRAFDGARQEQINLVLDRQRWESGRDDIAIHGLGDEVLELMDVSAASR
- a CDS encoding type 1 glutamine amidotransferase domain-containing protein, translating into MAQSQQRLTGKRVACLAADGVEDVEYTQSRAAAEQAGAEVHLVSLNSGEIQSMNQDINPANRYRVDRTVNEADAADYDGLLLPGGTVNPDRLRMNQQAMDFVRAFFEQQKPVAAICHGPWSLVETGMVNGRTVTSFPSLRTDIRNAGGNWVDQQVQVDNGLITSRNPSDLPAFCAKMVEEFAKGERVRHMTTA
- a CDS encoding DUF1345 domain-containing protein, which encodes MVVGVVAGTVTALVGAPELTPLVIWTIAAGTILVWVWRSCWSASPQRTEQLAEAEQRSRSTDSAILIASVVSLVAVAEALVRASDQQDMVAVTLVILSVVAVVLAWMLVNTVFTLKYARMYYRGDGRGIDFGRDDPPAYADFAYVAFTVGMSYAPGENEPTSNRMRRMALGHALLSYTFGTGILAVAVNLVTNLGQS
- a CDS encoding aldo/keto reductase, whose protein sequence is MTLAADAIELPSGQTMPVLGQGTWYLGERPERRRDELAALRTGLDLGMTMIDTAEMYGDGASEELVGEAIVGRRADVFLVDKVLPSNASRRGTVQACRRSLRRLGVDHIDLYLLHWRGSHPLAETIEAFGELVEAGDIGQWGVSNFDLSDMQDLLEAGGSACATNQILYNLTRRGPEFDLLPWLREHQIPVMAYSPIEQGRLLGHPQVAEVAARHEATAAQVALAWLLRQGRIAAIPRSSNPEHTRENAEARDLYLAEEDVAALDTAFPAPAGPQPLEML
- a CDS encoding ABC transporter ATP-binding protein, with protein sequence MGDVIQLEKLTKTYGRRRGLVDLDLSVAEGEVFGYLGPNGAGKSTTIRVLLDLIRPTSGRALLFGDDPRRHAVALHRRVGYLAGDVVVNPRQRVAECLTFLAGLRGDTPRARIDELAGRLELDLTARIGALSKGNRQKVGLVQAFMHRPALLILDEPTSGLDPLAQQTFLDLVREARAAGQTVFMSSHIMSEVEAVADRVGIIREGRLVALDTVARLRDRSVHEFHVTFSGPIDRSALAALPQVSDLTVDGPTARFQLAGTPDELIRVLARHRVAALRATEPDLEQLFLTYYQADAASKETTHA
- a CDS encoding ABC transporter permease subunit, translating into MPDVLTKTLWDGRRGLAGFAAGTALIGAAYAGFYPQVADGAMGQTVQGFSPALREALRMDDLASAAGYLGSSVFGIIVPLVAVIFGITTGTRAIAGDEEAGYLDLLLAHPVGRTRLLLHRFAALTVGATLIAGVVLLAMLAVRPGARLDSISAGQFTAQCLALALLIVVFGTIAMTIGAATGSRPAALAGTAGVAVLTYAAGTAATQLDADALRYASPFHYYIGGEPLRNGFQWTDLGVLTAVVAVLLSIAVSTFNRRDLTS
- a CDS encoding mechanosensitive ion channel family protein; protein product: MVAVAVVVAAGLLAGVLVQRRAGGRSSYRWLLAPLYRASRRPAVAVLLLAALYVGTRVNPGAVPSFVRRVVVVLLIASVTWLVLRALHIAERAAFSRLPGETRADRRIRRARTQIRPVRRLTSVVVTVVAIGLVLTTFPPVRTIGLSVLTSAGVVGALLGLSARTALGNAFAGIQVAFADGLHVGDVIVVDGQWGRVEEVKLTNVVIRLWDDRMLILPTTWFTEHPFQNWTRHETRVVGETRLHVDHTAVLDDLRAETRRIVESSPLWDRHQWVLQMVDATPQTVVVQVQASAADGPSAWDLRCDVREGLIGYLRDHHPEWLPRTRGEFHP
- a CDS encoding SRPBCC family protein; this translates as MELTATTTVRKPPSEVYAFWRDLDKLPSFMAHLEEVRPTGERTSHWSANAPFGKNVEWDAEIIGDVAGEKIAWRSIGKADVPNAGTVRFVPAPDGVSTEVHVLLTYDIPGGAVGKAVAKYFGEEPHQQLDDDLRRLKQVLETGEVVRSDGAPWGKRARREFPQRPAQPLSDAELAKGAGA
- a CDS encoding zinc-dependent alcohol dehydrogenase; the encoded protein is MRANTWAGRNNVKVRDVPDPKILNNRDAIVKITSTAICGSDLHLVDGYVPTMQDGDVMGHEFMGEVVEVGSGVPLNKLRVGDRVVVPFPIACGNCGACAAELYSCCENSNPNAGIAEKMFGHPVAGIFGYSHLTGGFAGGQAQYARVPFADVGPLKIESDLTDEQVLFLSDILPTGFMGADLCDIQKTDVVAVWGAGPVGQLAMDSARVLGAAKVIAIDKEPYRLQMAERAGHTTINFDEVDVRSRLLELTGGRGPDKCIDAVGMEATHGAAHIHAYDRVKQAVRSETERPHALRQAIMSCRSGGIVSVIGVYGGFLDKFPAGAWMNRALTLRTGQCHVQRYMKPLLRRIERGEIDPTRVITHTLPLEEAERGFEIFKNKQDQCEKVVLKA